Proteins found in one Salvia splendens isolate huo1 chromosome 10, SspV2, whole genome shotgun sequence genomic segment:
- the LOC121752357 gene encoding YTH domain-containing protein ECT3-like isoform X2 yields MEDGNQPSLDRFAPIQSTGDQAVEKHNLPEQRPSPKGERIVSTNPSPDTAISGASRTTKDQPATSEPSGTLTAVHPFNAYTPQEQGYDNGSGNWDDHSNYVNANNLHVIPPGMYNDNSSLFFPPSYGFDSQMAYGQFSPLASPMSSIMIDGQLFSPHQMPVTPPYYPPAVSPGPHHVTSGLPASQFELMPSGNGSQENLIDNAFFGPGSGYYLPFGSFGGGDLSGNSGHGLYNFPGEFASNEPMPSRSSSLDTSRFMSPLTSGNVYPQPIGILGSYEQNVAQASYQGFGLTVNSSARHFPHSGSYQSTLGPNSNRTRFTSDRGGRRERDRDTVNISTDTLGISGDRNRGPRALKPTSKISPEEGSTDSSKDVESTSRFHVQHFNSPDFITDYEHAKFFVIKSFSEDNIHKSIKYNVWASTPLGNRKLDAAYNEAKEMEGICPIFLFFSVNASGQFCGVAEMVGSVDFETSADYWQQDRWSGQFPVKWHIIKDVPNSRFRHILLENNDNKPVTHSRDSQEVKLEQGIEMLMIFKNHDADTSLLDDFNFYDEREKALLDRKAKQRATPTGNTMATLATDSINKFSDNLADALQLDGVKSLSNKDVE; encoded by the exons ATGGAAGACGGTAATCAGCCGAGCCTCGATCGCTTCGCTCCTATTCAATCTACTG GTGACCAAGCTGTTGAGAAACATAATTTGCCTGAACAG CGTCCCTCGCCAAAAGGTGAAAGAATTGTTTCTACAAATCCTTCTCCAGATACTGCAATTTCAGGTGCCTCAAGAACCACAAAAGATCAGCCAGCAACTTCAGAACCAAGTGGAACTCTTACCGCAGTGCATCCATTCAATGCGTATACCCCTCAAGAACAAG GTTATGATAATGGCAGTGGTAACTGGGATGACCATTCTAACTATGTTAATGCCAACAACTTGCATGTCATACCTCCA GGAATGTACAATGATAACTCTTCACTCTTCTTCCCACCAAGCTATGGCTTCGACTCCCAGATGGCATATGGACAGTTTTCCCCACTTGCTAGCCCAATGTCTTCAATAATGATTGATGGTCAGCTGTTTTCTCCACACCAAATGCCTGTGACTCCCCCTTACTATCCGCCAGCAGTTTCACCTGGCCCACATCATGTTACTTCGGGACTTCCAGCTTCACAGTTTGAATTGATGCCATCAGGAAATGGAAGCCAAGAAAACCTTATTGACAATGCATTTTTTGGGCCAGGGTCAGGTTATTATCTACCATTTGGTTCTTTTGGTGGTGGAGATCTTTCTGGGAATAGTGGTCATGGTCTTTACAATTTCCCTGGCGAGTTTGCTTCTAACGAACCAATGCCAAGCCGTTCGAGTTCCTTAGATACTAGCAGGTTCATGTCTCCATTAACTTCTGGAAATGTGTATCCTCAACCTATTGGCATACTTGGATCGTATGAGCAAAATGTTGCACAG GCATCATATCAGGGTTTCGGTTTAACAGTAAACTCCTCGGCTAGGCATTTTCCCCATAGTGGTTCTTACCAGAGCACTCTTGGGCCTAATTCCAACCGGACTCGATTTACGAGTGACAGAGGTGGAAGACGTGAAAGGGATAGAGATACTGTCAATATCTCTACAGACACACTTGGTATTTCTGGTGATCGGAACCGAGGACCTAGGGCTTTGAAGCCCACAAGCAAGATTTCCCCAGAAGAAGGATCTACTGATAGCAGTAAAGATGTTGAATCTACTTCTAGATTTCATGTCCAACATTTTAACTCCCCAGATTTCATAACCGATTATGAACATGCAAAATTCTTTGTCATCAAGTCATTCAGCGAAGACAATATCCATAAAAGTATTAAATACAATGTTTGGGCCAGCACACCACTTGGAAACAGAAAATTGGATGCTGCGTATAATGAAGCAAAAGAAATGGAGGGCATTTGTCCaatctttctctttttttct GTCAATGCCAGTGGACAGTTTTGTGGGGTAGCTGAGATGGTTGGATCTGTTGACTTTGAGACCAGTGCTGATTACTGGCAGCAGGATCGGTGGAGTGGTCAGTTTCCTGTTAAATGGCATATTATCAAAGATGTACCCAACAGTCGCTTCCGTCACATACTTCTTGAGAATAATGACAACAAGCCTGTTACTCACAGTCGAGATTCACAAGAG GTGAAGCTAGAACAAGGAATTGAAATgttaatgatcttcaagaacCATGATGCTGACACCTCTCTTCTTGATGATTTTAACTTCTATGATGAGCGAGAGAAAGCCTTGCTGGACAGGAAGGCAAAACAGCGAGCTACTCCTACTGGAAATACGATGGCTACTCTTGCTACTGATTCGATAAATAAATTTTCAGATAACTTGGCTGATGCTCTCCAGTTAGATGGCGTTAAAAGCCTCTCAAACAAAGATGTGGAGTAA
- the LOC121752357 gene encoding YTH domain-containing protein ECT3-like isoform X1, with product MEDGNQPSLDRFAPIQSTGDQAVEKHNLPEQRPSPKGERIVSTNPSPDTAISGASRTTKDQPATSEPSGTLTAVHPFNAYTPQEQGYYFGGYDNGSGNWDDHSNYVNANNLHVIPPGMYNDNSSLFFPPSYGFDSQMAYGQFSPLASPMSSIMIDGQLFSPHQMPVTPPYYPPAVSPGPHHVTSGLPASQFELMPSGNGSQENLIDNAFFGPGSGYYLPFGSFGGGDLSGNSGHGLYNFPGEFASNEPMPSRSSSLDTSRFMSPLTSGNVYPQPIGILGSYEQNVAQASYQGFGLTVNSSARHFPHSGSYQSTLGPNSNRTRFTSDRGGRRERDRDTVNISTDTLGISGDRNRGPRALKPTSKISPEEGSTDSSKDVESTSRFHVQHFNSPDFITDYEHAKFFVIKSFSEDNIHKSIKYNVWASTPLGNRKLDAAYNEAKEMEGICPIFLFFSVNASGQFCGVAEMVGSVDFETSADYWQQDRWSGQFPVKWHIIKDVPNSRFRHILLENNDNKPVTHSRDSQEVKLEQGIEMLMIFKNHDADTSLLDDFNFYDEREKALLDRKAKQRATPTGNTMATLATDSINKFSDNLADALQLDGVKSLSNKDVE from the exons ATGGAAGACGGTAATCAGCCGAGCCTCGATCGCTTCGCTCCTATTCAATCTACTG GTGACCAAGCTGTTGAGAAACATAATTTGCCTGAACAG CGTCCCTCGCCAAAAGGTGAAAGAATTGTTTCTACAAATCCTTCTCCAGATACTGCAATTTCAGGTGCCTCAAGAACCACAAAAGATCAGCCAGCAACTTCAGAACCAAGTGGAACTCTTACCGCAGTGCATCCATTCAATGCGTATACCCCTCAAGAACAAGGTTACTATTTTGGAG GTTATGATAATGGCAGTGGTAACTGGGATGACCATTCTAACTATGTTAATGCCAACAACTTGCATGTCATACCTCCA GGAATGTACAATGATAACTCTTCACTCTTCTTCCCACCAAGCTATGGCTTCGACTCCCAGATGGCATATGGACAGTTTTCCCCACTTGCTAGCCCAATGTCTTCAATAATGATTGATGGTCAGCTGTTTTCTCCACACCAAATGCCTGTGACTCCCCCTTACTATCCGCCAGCAGTTTCACCTGGCCCACATCATGTTACTTCGGGACTTCCAGCTTCACAGTTTGAATTGATGCCATCAGGAAATGGAAGCCAAGAAAACCTTATTGACAATGCATTTTTTGGGCCAGGGTCAGGTTATTATCTACCATTTGGTTCTTTTGGTGGTGGAGATCTTTCTGGGAATAGTGGTCATGGTCTTTACAATTTCCCTGGCGAGTTTGCTTCTAACGAACCAATGCCAAGCCGTTCGAGTTCCTTAGATACTAGCAGGTTCATGTCTCCATTAACTTCTGGAAATGTGTATCCTCAACCTATTGGCATACTTGGATCGTATGAGCAAAATGTTGCACAG GCATCATATCAGGGTTTCGGTTTAACAGTAAACTCCTCGGCTAGGCATTTTCCCCATAGTGGTTCTTACCAGAGCACTCTTGGGCCTAATTCCAACCGGACTCGATTTACGAGTGACAGAGGTGGAAGACGTGAAAGGGATAGAGATACTGTCAATATCTCTACAGACACACTTGGTATTTCTGGTGATCGGAACCGAGGACCTAGGGCTTTGAAGCCCACAAGCAAGATTTCCCCAGAAGAAGGATCTACTGATAGCAGTAAAGATGTTGAATCTACTTCTAGATTTCATGTCCAACATTTTAACTCCCCAGATTTCATAACCGATTATGAACATGCAAAATTCTTTGTCATCAAGTCATTCAGCGAAGACAATATCCATAAAAGTATTAAATACAATGTTTGGGCCAGCACACCACTTGGAAACAGAAAATTGGATGCTGCGTATAATGAAGCAAAAGAAATGGAGGGCATTTGTCCaatctttctctttttttct GTCAATGCCAGTGGACAGTTTTGTGGGGTAGCTGAGATGGTTGGATCTGTTGACTTTGAGACCAGTGCTGATTACTGGCAGCAGGATCGGTGGAGTGGTCAGTTTCCTGTTAAATGGCATATTATCAAAGATGTACCCAACAGTCGCTTCCGTCACATACTTCTTGAGAATAATGACAACAAGCCTGTTACTCACAGTCGAGATTCACAAGAG GTGAAGCTAGAACAAGGAATTGAAATgttaatgatcttcaagaacCATGATGCTGACACCTCTCTTCTTGATGATTTTAACTTCTATGATGAGCGAGAGAAAGCCTTGCTGGACAGGAAGGCAAAACAGCGAGCTACTCCTACTGGAAATACGATGGCTACTCTTGCTACTGATTCGATAAATAAATTTTCAGATAACTTGGCTGATGCTCTCCAGTTAGATGGCGTTAAAAGCCTCTCAAACAAAGATGTGGAGTAA
- the LOC121752357 gene encoding YTH domain-containing protein ECT4-like isoform X3 translates to MYNDNSSLFFPPSYGFDSQMAYGQFSPLASPMSSIMIDGQLFSPHQMPVTPPYYPPAVSPGPHHVTSGLPASQFELMPSGNGSQENLIDNAFFGPGSGYYLPFGSFGGGDLSGNSGHGLYNFPGEFASNEPMPSRSSSLDTSRFMSPLTSGNVYPQPIGILGSYEQNVAQASYQGFGLTVNSSARHFPHSGSYQSTLGPNSNRTRFTSDRGGRRERDRDTVNISTDTLGISGDRNRGPRALKPTSKISPEEGSTDSSKDVESTSRFHVQHFNSPDFITDYEHAKFFVIKSFSEDNIHKSIKYNVWASTPLGNRKLDAAYNEAKEMEGICPIFLFFSVNASGQFCGVAEMVGSVDFETSADYWQQDRWSGQFPVKWHIIKDVPNSRFRHILLENNDNKPVTHSRDSQEVKLEQGIEMLMIFKNHDADTSLLDDFNFYDEREKALLDRKAKQRATPTGNTMATLATDSINKFSDNLADALQLDGVKSLSNKDVE, encoded by the exons ATGTACAATGATAACTCTTCACTCTTCTTCCCACCAAGCTATGGCTTCGACTCCCAGATGGCATATGGACAGTTTTCCCCACTTGCTAGCCCAATGTCTTCAATAATGATTGATGGTCAGCTGTTTTCTCCACACCAAATGCCTGTGACTCCCCCTTACTATCCGCCAGCAGTTTCACCTGGCCCACATCATGTTACTTCGGGACTTCCAGCTTCACAGTTTGAATTGATGCCATCAGGAAATGGAAGCCAAGAAAACCTTATTGACAATGCATTTTTTGGGCCAGGGTCAGGTTATTATCTACCATTTGGTTCTTTTGGTGGTGGAGATCTTTCTGGGAATAGTGGTCATGGTCTTTACAATTTCCCTGGCGAGTTTGCTTCTAACGAACCAATGCCAAGCCGTTCGAGTTCCTTAGATACTAGCAGGTTCATGTCTCCATTAACTTCTGGAAATGTGTATCCTCAACCTATTGGCATACTTGGATCGTATGAGCAAAATGTTGCACAG GCATCATATCAGGGTTTCGGTTTAACAGTAAACTCCTCGGCTAGGCATTTTCCCCATAGTGGTTCTTACCAGAGCACTCTTGGGCCTAATTCCAACCGGACTCGATTTACGAGTGACAGAGGTGGAAGACGTGAAAGGGATAGAGATACTGTCAATATCTCTACAGACACACTTGGTATTTCTGGTGATCGGAACCGAGGACCTAGGGCTTTGAAGCCCACAAGCAAGATTTCCCCAGAAGAAGGATCTACTGATAGCAGTAAAGATGTTGAATCTACTTCTAGATTTCATGTCCAACATTTTAACTCCCCAGATTTCATAACCGATTATGAACATGCAAAATTCTTTGTCATCAAGTCATTCAGCGAAGACAATATCCATAAAAGTATTAAATACAATGTTTGGGCCAGCACACCACTTGGAAACAGAAAATTGGATGCTGCGTATAATGAAGCAAAAGAAATGGAGGGCATTTGTCCaatctttctctttttttct GTCAATGCCAGTGGACAGTTTTGTGGGGTAGCTGAGATGGTTGGATCTGTTGACTTTGAGACCAGTGCTGATTACTGGCAGCAGGATCGGTGGAGTGGTCAGTTTCCTGTTAAATGGCATATTATCAAAGATGTACCCAACAGTCGCTTCCGTCACATACTTCTTGAGAATAATGACAACAAGCCTGTTACTCACAGTCGAGATTCACAAGAG GTGAAGCTAGAACAAGGAATTGAAATgttaatgatcttcaagaacCATGATGCTGACACCTCTCTTCTTGATGATTTTAACTTCTATGATGAGCGAGAGAAAGCCTTGCTGGACAGGAAGGCAAAACAGCGAGCTACTCCTACTGGAAATACGATGGCTACTCTTGCTACTGATTCGATAAATAAATTTTCAGATAACTTGGCTGATGCTCTCCAGTTAGATGGCGTTAAAAGCCTCTCAAACAAAGATGTGGAGTAA
- the LOC121752470 gene encoding organic cation/carnitine transporter 7-like — protein sequence MAESEHVYSLDEALATVGFGKYQGLMLAYGGLGYIADAMEIMILSFIGAAVESEWNLSPGEQSLISTVVFAGMLVGSYFWGVISDAYGRKKGILGLATLTSVAGLLSAFSPNYMSLLTLRCIAGVGLGGMHTFTTWFLEFVPVPNRGVWMIVFSSFWTIGTIFEAGLAWIVMPNFGWRCLLAISSGPCFIVLLLYCLVPESPRFLCLKGKFKEAHHILEKAARFNGTTLQNGRLVLDHIKDGNEFAAPEDAPLLSPIVDEADNYKGSPSSSSLFLLFSPKLIRTTLALWFLYFGNTFSYYGVILLTSELSSGGSKCTLTMLHSEKSENASLYLDVFITSLAEVPGLIVAAFIVERVGRKLCMIIMFVVASILLIPLLTRQNEATTTALLFGTRALVSATFIVACIYAPEVYPTSIRGAAVGLTSAVGRIGGMICPLVAVALVANCQQIYAVILFQVVILGCALSVVLSPFETKGKNLVDILETE from the exons ATGGCAGAATCTGAGCATGTGTACTCTCTGGACGAAGCACTTGCCACGGTTGGATTTGGCAAATACCAAGGTCTTATGCTAGCTTATGGAGGACTTGGTTATATTGCTGATGCAATGGAGATTATGATTCTCTCGTTTATTGGAGCAGCGGTTGAATCGGAGTGGAATCTGTCTCCTGGTGAGCAGAGCTTGATATCAACTGTGGTCTTTGCAGGGATGTTGGTTGGGTCATATTTTTGGGGTGTCATATCAGATGCTTATGGACGAAA GAAGGGAATCCTAGGTCTTGCCACTCTTACATCTGTTGCTGGGCTATTAAGTGCTTTTTCACCAAATTACATGTCATTGCTCACACTTCGTTGCATAGCTGGAGTCGGTCTTGGGGGTATGCATACTTTCACCACATGGTTTCTGGAATTCGTCCCTGTACCAAACAGAGGTGTCTGGATGATTGTCTTTTCAAGTTTCTGGACAATTGGAACAATATTCGAGGCCGGTCTTGCATGG ATTGTCATGCCTAATTTTGGCTGGAGATGCTTACTCGCAATTTCTTCTGGACCTTGCTTCATCGTACTTCTCTTGTACTGTTTAGTACCAGAATCTCCAAGGTTTTTATGTCTGAAAGGGAAATTCAAAGAGGCTCATCATATTCTGGAAAAAGCAGCGCGCTTTAATGGGACAACACTCCAAAATGGGAGACTTGTTCTTGATCATATCAAGGATGGTAACGAGTTTGCAGCACCGGAAGATGCCCCTTTGCTGTCCCCTATAGTAGATGAAGCAGACAACTACAAAGGCAGTCCATCTTCCTCGTcactttttctccttttctctcCAAAATTAATTAGAACTACCCTTGCTCTATGGTTTCTATATTTTGGGAATACCTTCTCATACTATGGTGTTATACTGCTGACTTCTGAACTGAGCAGTGGTGGAAGTAAGTGTACCCTAACCATGTTGCATTCAGAGAAAAGCGAAAACGCAAGCCTTTATCTAGATGTTTTTATTACTAGTTTGGCAG AGGTTCCTGGTCTCATTGTAGCAGCCTTCATTGTGGAGAGAGTCGGTCGCAAGCTTTGCATGATAATCATGTTTGTGGTAGCTTCTATTCTACTTATTCCGCTATTAACTCGTCAGAATGAGGCTACCACCACAGCTCTGTTGTTTGGAACTCGTGCATTAGTTTCAGCAACGTTCATAGTTGCCTGTATTTATGCCCCAGAG GTATACCCAACTAGCATAAGGGGGGCTGCTGTTGGACTAACGTCTGCTGTAGGGAGAATTGGAGGCATGATCTGCCCCCTCGTAGCAGTAGCACTGGTTGCTAATTGCCAGCAGATATATGCAGTTATTCTTTTCCAGGTTGTGATTCTTGGTTGTGCTCTCAGCGTCGTCCTCTCCCCTTTTGAGACAAAGGGTAAGAACTTGGTCGACATTCTTGAGACTGAATGA